The Bacteroidota bacterium genome has a segment encoding these proteins:
- a CDS encoding hemin ABC transporter substrate-binding protein, with product MSFISLQNFAVTLLLFSMATPAVRAQELADSRTNASGLVVLGGSITEIVYALGKGGDIVGADLTSIYPPAAKKHAKLGYFRQISAEGVLSLNPKLVLASEDAGPPGALAQIRSAGVPVEVIPSTPSIEGAKEKIKAVAKAVGAMPEAARIIAGLEEKIETLTAKTSQIDAPKSVLFIYARGGGTLNVSGRSTAADAIIRLAGGKNAISSYEDYRPLTPEAVVAAAPDVILLLERGFESIGGEKGLLEVPGIALTPAGQNRAFLSIDDMLMLSFGPRLGDAALELYTLLYH from the coding sequence ATGTCATTCATATCGCTACAAAACTTCGCCGTCACCCTCTTGCTTTTTTCAATGGCGACGCCCGCTGTCAGGGCCCAGGAATTAGCGGATTCACGAACCAACGCTTCAGGCCTTGTCGTGTTAGGGGGCAGTATTACAGAAATAGTTTACGCGCTGGGCAAAGGCGGTGATATCGTTGGGGCCGACTTAACGAGCATTTACCCGCCTGCCGCAAAGAAACACGCTAAACTGGGCTATTTTAGGCAAATCTCAGCTGAAGGTGTCCTTTCACTAAACCCGAAACTGGTTTTGGCCAGTGAAGATGCAGGTCCACCAGGCGCACTTGCCCAAATCCGCAGTGCTGGTGTACCCGTCGAAGTTATTCCGAGCACGCCCAGTATCGAAGGCGCCAAAGAAAAAATTAAAGCTGTAGCCAAAGCAGTTGGTGCAATGCCGGAAGCTGCACGCATTATTGCCGGGCTCGAAGAAAAAATTGAAACCCTCACTGCCAAAACTTCGCAAATAGATGCCCCCAAGTCGGTCTTATTTATTTACGCGCGGGGTGGTGGCACCCTGAATGTGTCTGGACGCAGCACCGCCGCAGATGCAATCATCAGGCTGGCCGGCGGCAAAAATGCAATTTCTTCTTATGAAGACTACCGCCCGCTAACCCCGGAAGCCGTCGTTGCTGCAGCTCCGGATGTAATTCTGCTCCTTGAACGTGGGTTTGAAAGCATTGGAGGCGAAAAAGGACTCCTCGAAGTGCCTGGCATCGCATTAACGCCAGCCGGACAAAACAGAGCTTTTCTTTCTATTGACGACATGCTCATGCTGAGCTTCGGGCCACGCCTCGGAGATGCCGCCCTTGAGCTTTACACGTTGCTGTATCACTAA
- a CDS encoding TonB-dependent receptor: protein MENVAVPTQVISARELQNMGSLRLTDALGELTGLTINYDHGAGIQVQGFDADYTLILIDGEPVIGRTAGTLDLERLTVSGIERIEVVNGPSSSLYGSEALAGVINIITKKADKPLTASFTSRFGTHNTTDFSTSVEASSKRAGVKALINRYSSSGYDLTPDSFGPTTPEFTDYTTDLRAHLDLSDRTKIEFGGRLAIQEQASQFSINQPAEFFGSQEDQTDWSIHPEIKHRLTNRIEVIGTYYRAAFATKTEQRNQDDQSLLFYDSINQRYQKGEIQANGYWSAKHLTVFGAGVVEESLDGDRYGDFKPVAGSQFVYAQHEWLPSSILEANASARFDAHENYASRLTPKLSLLVRPTEKVRVRLSVGSGFKAPAFRQLYLNFTNAAAGYTVLGSTQLSEGLSSLTSTGQIDATFLDLTTIEEITAERSVAYNAGVTVQLSTSLSITLGAFHNNVRDLIETQPIAQKSNGSFVFSYFNLNRIYTRGINLEIESSPLAWLQVATGYQFLEARDREILEAIDAGTVFGRRLSGRDYRIQRSDYDGLLGRSPHSGTIRSTILLPARKMTVSIRAQWRNRYGYRDIDGNTIANLDEEFIPGYMLWHTTATKSWSFKTGQTLTAQLGFRNLFDVVKPTLIPSLPGRTVFSSLQLSL from the coding sequence TTGGAGAATGTCGCTGTACCTACGCAGGTGATTTCTGCACGAGAATTGCAGAATATGGGCTCCCTTCGGCTCACAGATGCCCTCGGCGAGTTGACGGGGCTCACAATTAATTACGACCACGGCGCCGGCATTCAGGTGCAGGGTTTTGACGCAGACTATACGCTGATCCTGATTGACGGTGAACCTGTAATTGGCCGGACTGCCGGTACCCTCGACCTTGAAAGGCTGACTGTTTCAGGTATTGAAAGAATTGAAGTGGTCAATGGCCCCTCCTCTTCGTTATACGGCAGTGAGGCTCTGGCCGGCGTCATTAATATCATCACAAAAAAAGCCGACAAACCCCTCACCGCATCATTTACGAGCCGATTCGGCACCCACAATACAACTGATTTCTCTACCAGCGTGGAAGCGAGCAGCAAGCGTGCTGGCGTAAAAGCACTTATCAATCGCTACAGCTCCTCCGGGTATGACCTAACCCCAGACTCATTTGGACCTACCACGCCTGAATTCACTGATTATACCACAGACTTACGTGCGCATCTAGACCTTTCAGATCGCACAAAAATCGAATTTGGTGGCCGATTGGCCATTCAAGAGCAGGCCTCACAATTTTCGATAAACCAACCGGCTGAATTCTTTGGCTCCCAGGAAGACCAAACAGACTGGAGCATCCACCCGGAAATCAAACACCGCCTGACCAACAGAATTGAAGTAATCGGTACATACTACCGGGCTGCGTTTGCAACTAAGACAGAGCAGCGTAACCAGGATGATCAGTCTCTGCTCTTCTACGACAGCATCAATCAGCGCTATCAGAAAGGAGAGATTCAGGCTAACGGCTATTGGAGTGCCAAACACTTGACAGTATTTGGTGCCGGCGTTGTAGAAGAATCGCTCGATGGCGATCGCTATGGTGACTTCAAACCAGTTGCCGGTAGCCAGTTTGTGTACGCACAACACGAATGGCTCCCATCTTCAATACTCGAAGCAAACGCAAGCGCACGCTTTGACGCACACGAAAACTACGCATCGCGTCTCACGCCCAAGCTCTCCTTACTGGTACGGCCAACAGAAAAAGTTCGTGTACGCCTTTCGGTTGGCAGCGGCTTCAAAGCCCCGGCATTCAGGCAACTCTATCTCAATTTTACCAACGCCGCTGCTGGCTATACGGTATTGGGGTCTACACAACTCTCCGAGGGCCTTTCGTCACTCACTTCAACCGGACAAATTGACGCCACGTTCTTGGATCTGACTACCATCGAAGAAATCACTGCAGAGCGATCGGTTGCCTATAACGCTGGTGTAACCGTACAACTTTCAACATCGCTCTCGATCACGTTAGGCGCTTTCCATAACAATGTGCGCGACCTGATTGAAACGCAGCCTATCGCACAGAAAAGCAACGGCTCGTTTGTTTTCAGCTATTTCAACCTGAATAGGATTTACACCCGCGGCATCAACCTGGAAATTGAATCTTCTCCTTTGGCCTGGCTTCAGGTTGCAACGGGTTACCAGTTTTTAGAGGCGCGAGATCGCGAGATATTGGAAGCGATTGATGCTGGCACCGTTTTCGGGCGCAGACTAAGTGGTCGTGATTACCGTATTCAACGATCCGACTATGATGGGTTACTTGGTCGCTCTCCCCACTCAGGTACCATCAGATCAACAATCCTCTTGCCTGCACGCAAGATGACCGTGAGCATACGCGCGCAGTGGCGCAACCGATATGGCTACCGGGATATCGATGGCAATACCATCGCCAACCTCGACGAGGAATTTATACCGGGGTACATGCTCTGGCACACGACAGCAACCAAAAGCTGGTCATTCAAAACAGGACAAACCCTGACGGCACAACTGGGATTCAGAAATCTATTCGATGTTGTTAAACCTACCCTGATTCCCTCACTCCCCGGCCGCACAGTTTTTTCAAGCTTACAACTTTCGCTTTAA
- a CDS encoding iron ABC transporter permease, producing the protein MATTPVHIASATGIAQDYVRLKSRKYRIVLLALCTLLLVVFVVSLGLGGITISPVQVLGILLDRLGLSSGIAYADQQAMVLMAIRLPRILLAMLVGAGLAVSGAIMQGLFRNPLADPGLIGVSSGAALAAVLMIVFGTTILGTASTIWQLWAIPLAAFLGSLAAIYLVYTLATWKGQTSVATMLLAGIALNALTAAGTGLMLMIADDAQLRDITFWTLGSVGGATWKSLAIIAPLVLIGIGIAIKLAASLNAMMLGEADATHLGIKVQYVKGLVVWITGLTVGATVAVTGIIGFVGLVVPHLLRLATGPDNRLLVPGSALLGASLLLAADLLARTIIAPAELPIGIVTSLLGAPFFLWLLLKYRDEAGTNFA; encoded by the coding sequence ATGGCAACAACACCTGTTCATATCGCTTCAGCCACAGGCATCGCGCAAGATTATGTGCGGCTTAAGTCGCGCAAATACCGCATCGTCTTGCTAGCCTTGTGCACGCTTTTGCTTGTGGTTTTTGTGGTATCGCTTGGCCTGGGAGGTATCACCATTAGCCCGGTCCAGGTGTTGGGTATTTTGCTGGACCGCCTGGGCCTGTCTTCTGGAATTGCCTATGCGGACCAACAGGCAATGGTTTTAATGGCCATCCGATTGCCGCGCATCCTGCTCGCGATGCTTGTTGGCGCCGGCCTGGCCGTGAGCGGCGCAATCATGCAGGGCCTCTTCAGAAATCCCTTGGCAGACCCCGGCCTGATCGGCGTATCCAGCGGGGCTGCGCTTGCAGCAGTATTGATGATTGTATTCGGGACAACAATATTGGGCACAGCCAGCACCATTTGGCAATTGTGGGCTATACCGCTTGCTGCTTTTCTAGGCAGCCTGGCGGCCATTTATCTGGTCTATACCCTGGCTACCTGGAAAGGCCAAACATCTGTAGCCACCATGTTACTCGCCGGCATTGCTTTAAATGCACTTACTGCTGCAGGGACTGGCCTCATGCTCATGATAGCCGACGATGCACAGCTCCGAGACATCACATTTTGGACCCTCGGCAGTGTCGGAGGAGCCACCTGGAAGTCACTGGCGATTATTGCCCCACTGGTTCTAATTGGCATTGGCATTGCCATCAAACTGGCCGCGTCACTAAATGCTATGATGTTGGGTGAAGCGGATGCTACACATCTGGGCATTAAAGTCCAATACGTAAAAGGACTGGTGGTTTGGATAACAGGACTCACCGTAGGGGCTACAGTGGCTGTAACAGGCATTATCGGATTTGTCGGCCTTGTTGTGCCTCACCTATTGCGGCTTGCAACCGGACCTGACAATCGCTTACTCGTGCCAGGCTCGGCTTTGCTGGGTGCAAGTCTGCTGCTTGCTGCTGATTTGTTGGCCCGTACTATTATTGCGCCAGCTGAATTACCTATTGGGATTGTAACTTCGCTGCTGGGTGCGCCTTTTTTCCTGTGGTTGCTTTTGAAGTACCGGGATGAAGCAGGGACAAATTTCGCCTAA
- a CDS encoding HmuY family protein — MPFLHKYTAIGFLMLLVGCKSSQEVVEHSTSLLPAPTLVNDINLSDGKVLYSLRTQTIIPGTAEDTDAWDIAFERVSVYANKHGELLTLEFDAVNHVPDTWDNAKAVAGQEIDDPEGSGWYNYNTSTHVVSARPGKTFLVETPAGTFAKVQILNYYKQNEPQKGAPRFISFRYVHQADGSKSLRSAAGSGLQPASTLSQ; from the coding sequence ATGCCTTTTTTACATAAGTACACTGCGATCGGTTTTTTAATGCTATTGGTTGGATGCAAGTCTAGTCAGGAAGTGGTCGAGCATTCAACCTCTCTATTACCCGCACCGACGCTCGTAAATGACATTAACCTTTCAGATGGCAAGGTCCTTTACAGCTTACGGACGCAAACAATTATACCTGGTACAGCAGAAGACACTGATGCATGGGATATTGCTTTTGAACGTGTGTCTGTCTACGCAAATAAACACGGGGAATTGCTGACGCTTGAATTCGATGCTGTCAACCATGTCCCAGATACATGGGACAACGCGAAAGCTGTTGCCGGGCAGGAAATCGATGATCCGGAAGGGAGCGGATGGTATAATTACAACACTTCAACGCATGTTGTCTCTGCAAGGCCGGGTAAAACATTTCTCGTAGAAACGCCGGCAGGTACGTTTGCTAAAGTTCAAATTCTGAACTACTACAAGCAAAACGAGCCACAAAAAGGCGCGCCCCGTTTCATTTCTTTCCGGTATGTACATCAAGCTGACGGCTCAAAGTCTTTGCGATCTGCAGCAGGTAGCGGTTTGCAACCAGCTTCCACACTTAGTCAGTGA
- a CDS encoding HmuY family protein: MRKIYQIALYALAFVTLAACDSNSDDDPEPLQASLIQDIAADPTVGRDPVTGRPISLNQYAFVSLRDGNIVLTYDNTTRTDSASTNWDIAFQGTNIIFNGGNSGPGQGGAVILEQTFEEVIEAPADSEFRTDGVSVCSTDMGDGAAFAVCPGSDNGWYNYNPASNLVSPLAGRTIAVRTADGRFAKFRILSYYQGNPAITDVTATTPSRFYTIEYVFRADGSRNLESL; the protein is encoded by the coding sequence ATGCGTAAAATATATCAAATAGCGCTTTACGCGCTTGCCTTTGTAACCCTCGCCGCTTGCGACAGCAACAGCGACGACGATCCAGAACCGCTGCAAGCATCGCTCATCCAAGACATTGCCGCTGACCCTACGGTTGGTAGAGATCCGGTTACTGGCCGGCCTATCAGTTTGAACCAGTATGCGTTCGTAAGTCTTAGAGATGGTAATATTGTACTGACATACGATAATACCACGAGAACAGACTCTGCTTCCACAAACTGGGATATTGCCTTTCAAGGTACCAACATCATTTTCAATGGCGGCAACAGCGGCCCAGGACAGGGTGGCGCTGTAATTTTAGAGCAGACGTTTGAAGAGGTAATCGAAGCACCTGCTGACAGTGAATTCCGCACGGATGGTGTTTCTGTGTGCTCAACCGATATGGGAGACGGAGCTGCCTTTGCCGTTTGCCCGGGCTCAGACAATGGCTGGTATAATTACAATCCTGCTTCAAACCTGGTATCCCCCCTTGCCGGCCGCACCATCGCTGTACGTACTGCGGATGGCCGGTTTGCCAAATTCAGAATTCTCAGTTACTACCAGGGAAATCCAGCTATTACTGACGTCACGGCAACAACGCCGTCCCGCTTTTACACCATTGAATATGTTTTTCGGGCTGACGGGTCTCGCAACCTGGAATCTCTTTAA